The sequence below is a genomic window from Microbulbifer hydrolyticus.
GGTCGGCAGGGTCCCGTATAGGAAAGCGACAGCGTGCCCACCTCCAGCATGGCGTACCGCGTCTGCCGCCGTGTCCGGGGTGTTCTCGAGCGCTTCAGCAAACAGGCGGCCGAGTACCCCGGTGGTATGCAATGCCAGCGCTAGTGTGCCCGCATTGGGCCCGAGGCCTGCAACGAGTACCACCAGAGCTGCCCATACGAGCTCGGGTATCGCCCGCAGGGCGTTAAGCAGTCCCCGCACCGTATGCTTTAACAACCCTCCAAAATATCCCGCAGCAGGCAGCGCCAGGAAGGCAGCAATGATGGCGGCCAGCAGAGTGCCTATGGCGGACATGCCGAGGGTTTCCAGCGCGGCGGTAGCAAGCGACGCCAGATGCGCTGGCGACATGTCCGGTTGCAGAAACTCTGCAAAATAGTTGTACATCTGCCGCAGGTTTGAGCGCTCGAACAGCGCGGAGAAGTCGACGGCCAGAAATCGAAATGCAGCGAAGACGGCGCCGGCGATCATAAACAGCAGAAGAAGATTGCCGAGACGATGCGGGTATTTAGCCGATGTCATAACAGCCGCACCCGTAATACTCTGCTGATCTGGTCTGCCAGCAGTACCAGCACCAGGAATACCAGAAGGATCGCTACAACCTCATTGCCGGCGAACATTCGTAACGAAAGCTCCAGCTGCTGCCCGAGCCCACCGGCGCCAACAAATCCCATCACCACCGAGGCCCGCAGGGCACATTCCCAGCGATATACCGTATACGAAAGCATTTCTCCCGCGGCGTTGGGCAGAATGCCATACAGGAATGCCGTAACACGCGAAGCGCCCGCACCAATAAGGGCTTCTGCCGCCTG
It includes:
- the phnE gene encoding phosphonate ABC transporter, permease protein PhnE, giving the protein MTSAKYPHRLGNLLLLFMIAGAVFAAFRFLAVDFSALFERSNLRQMYNYFAEFLQPDMSPAHLASLATAALETLGMSAIGTLLAAIIAAFLALPAAGYFGGLLKHTVRGLLNALRAIPELVWAALVVLVAGLGPNAGTLALALHTTGVLGRLFAEALENTPDTAADAVRHAGGGHAVAFLYGTLPTLWPQWAAYALYRWENNIRISSVLGFVGAGGLGQMLYIHLSLFQQAQAASVILTIILLVLAVDSFSLWLRQRYLAAG